The following proteins come from a genomic window of Frankia casuarinae:
- the groL gene encoding chaperonin GroEL (60 kDa chaperone family; promotes refolding of misfolded polypeptides especially under stressful conditions; forms two stacked rings of heptamers to form a barrel-shaped 14mer; ends can be capped by GroES; misfolded proteins enter the barrel where they are refolded when GroES binds), giving the protein MPKIIAFDEEARRGLERGMNQLADAVKVTLGPKGRNVVLEKKWGVPTITNDGVSIAKEIELEDPYEKIGAELVKEVAKKTNDVAGDGTTTATILAQALVREGLRNVAAGANPLGLKKGIEVAVERVSEELSKQAKEVETKEQIASTASISAGDSAIGGLIAEALDKVGKEGVVTVEESNTFGLELELTEGMRFDKGYISPYFVTDADRQEAVLDDPYILIVNSKISAVKDLLPLLEKVMQTGKPLAIIAEDVEGEALATLVVNKIRGTFKSAAVKAPGFGDRRKAILGDIAILTGGQVISEDVGLKLESTSLDLLGRARKIVVTKDETTVVEGAGDPDQIAGRVSQIRNEIEKSDSDYDREKLQERLAKLAGGVAVIKVGAATEVELKEKKHRIEDAVSNAKAAVEEGIVAGGGVALLQASITAFEKLDLSGDEATGANIVRLALEAPIKQIAFNSGLEGGVVVEKVRNLPTGHGLNAATGEYVDLIGTGIIDPAKVTRSALQNAASIAGLFLTTEAVIADKPEKNPAPAVPGGGGDMDF; this is encoded by the coding sequence ATGCCGAAGATCATTGCCTTCGACGAGGAGGCTCGGCGCGGCCTGGAGCGCGGCATGAACCAGCTGGCCGATGCGGTCAAGGTCACGCTCGGGCCGAAGGGCCGCAACGTCGTGCTGGAGAAGAAGTGGGGCGTCCCCACGATCACCAACGATGGTGTGAGCATCGCCAAGGAGATCGAGCTCGAGGACCCGTACGAGAAGATCGGCGCGGAACTCGTCAAGGAAGTCGCGAAGAAGACCAACGACGTCGCGGGTGACGGCACCACCACCGCCACCATCCTGGCCCAGGCCCTGGTGCGCGAGGGTCTGCGCAACGTGGCCGCCGGCGCCAACCCCCTCGGGCTGAAGAAGGGCATCGAGGTCGCGGTCGAGCGCGTCTCCGAGGAGCTGTCCAAGCAGGCCAAGGAGGTCGAGACCAAGGAGCAGATCGCCTCCACGGCGTCCATCTCCGCGGGTGACTCGGCCATCGGCGGCCTCATCGCCGAGGCGCTCGACAAGGTCGGCAAGGAAGGCGTCGTCACCGTCGAGGAGAGCAACACCTTCGGCCTCGAGCTCGAGCTCACCGAGGGTATGCGCTTCGACAAGGGCTACATCTCGCCGTACTTCGTCACGGACGCGGACCGTCAGGAAGCCGTCCTGGACGACCCGTACATCCTGATCGTCAACAGCAAGATCTCCGCGGTCAAGGACCTGCTCCCGCTGCTGGAGAAGGTCATGCAGACCGGTAAGCCGCTGGCGATCATCGCCGAAGATGTCGAGGGCGAGGCGCTGGCCACCCTGGTCGTCAACAAGATCCGCGGCACCTTCAAGAGCGCCGCGGTGAAGGCCCCCGGCTTCGGTGACCGCCGCAAGGCGATCCTGGGCGACATCGCCATCCTGACCGGTGGTCAGGTCATCTCCGAGGACGTCGGCCTCAAGCTCGAGAGCACCTCGCTCGACCTGCTCGGCCGTGCCCGGAAGATTGTCGTTACCAAGGACGAGACGACCGTCGTCGAGGGTGCCGGCGACCCCGACCAGATCGCCGGTCGGGTCAGCCAGATCCGCAACGAGATCGAGAAGTCGGACTCGGACTACGACCGCGAGAAGCTCCAGGAGCGGCTCGCGAAGCTGGCTGGCGGCGTCGCCGTCATCAAGGTCGGCGCGGCCACCGAGGTCGAGCTCAAGGAGAAGAAGCACCGCATCGAGGACGCGGTGTCCAACGCGAAGGCCGCTGTCGAGGAGGGCATCGTCGCCGGTGGCGGCGTCGCGCTGCTCCAGGCGTCGATCACTGCCTTCGAGAAGTTGGACCTGTCCGGCGACGAGGCGACCGGTGCCAACATCGTCCGGCTCGCGCTCGAGGCGCCCATCAAGCAGATCGCCTTCAACAGCGGTCTCGAGGGCGGCGTCGTGGTCGAGAAGGTCCGCAACCTGCCGACCGGCCACGGCCTGAACGCGGCCACCGGCGAGTACGTCGACCTGATCGGCACCGGCATCATCGACCCGGCCAAGGTCACCCGCTCCGCCCTGCAGAACGCCGCGTCGATCGCCGGCCTGTTCCTCACCACCGAGGCCGTCATCGCCGACAAGCCGGAGAAGAACCCGGCCCCGGCAGTCCCGGGCGGCGGCGGCGACATGGACTTCTAG
- a CDS encoding Uma2 family endonuclease → MTVPTPPVTVEDLDTGGHDDARFELLDGLCVLRPWPTPLRARVTARLVRILADTATSGAHILPAGIGVELSPRSLLVPDVVVAAASGDTGRRFRDTPSLVIEVADASTRRYNRTLKLDLYRQRGVPSCWLIDPDTATIEAYDLVADAYLATRTVSGKETFTATQPFPVAIQPAELIDPPDSE, encoded by the coding sequence ATGACCGTTCCCACCCCCCCGGTCACCGTGGAAGATCTCGACACGGGCGGGCATGACGACGCTCGGTTCGAACTCCTGGACGGCTTGTGCGTCCTGCGACCATGGCCGACACCGCTGCGGGCCCGCGTCACGGCGCGCCTGGTCCGGATCCTGGCGGACACGGCCACCTCCGGAGCTCATATCCTGCCGGCCGGGATCGGGGTGGAGCTGTCCCCCCGCAGTCTGCTCGTGCCGGACGTCGTGGTGGCGGCGGCGAGTGGTGACACCGGCCGTCGGTTCCGGGACACCCCGTCCCTCGTCATCGAAGTGGCCGACGCCAGCACCCGGCGCTACAACCGCACCCTCAAACTCGATCTCTACCGGCAACGCGGCGTGCCGTCCTGCTGGCTGATCGACCCGGACACCGCCACCATCGAGGCGTACGACCTGGTCGCCGACGCGTACCTCGCCACCCGCACGGTCAGCGGGAAGGAGACCTTCACCGCCACCCAGCCCTTTCCGGTGGCGATCCAGCCGGCCGAGCTGATCGACCCGCCCGACTCGGAGTGA